GAAAATTCAGCACTCTTTCACTTTGCTCCCATGAGCTTTCTCGAGAGCACAACGCTGAGCGCTAGCAGCGCGAATGCAAATAGCGCGAGTCCACCAAGGTCAATCCAGAGATTGTAGATCGGGTTCGGATTGTGGAATATGAATATTCTTGCTGCATCGACGGCAAGCGTCAGCGGGTTGTAGTTGGCCACAGTCTTCAACCAATCTGGCATCAGCGTTGTTGGGAATAGGGCCGCAGATGCGAACATGATCGGGAGGTTCAGTAGGTTAATCACGCCGAAGAGAGTCTCCTGGTTTTCAACGGCAAGCGCAATTGTTGTGAATAGCGATGCAAACGCAATTGCAAGAAGCAGCATAGCGAGGAACAACCCAGCGAAATCCAGCACATTGAATCCAGGGTTGAGAGTTAGCCCAGTGAGTCCAGGCACATATGTGAAGAGGAGTGCAATGACGAAGACGATCAGCATCTGAATCATAGCACGAATGACCGTTGCTCCAATTCTTGAAACCGGAATCACCCCTCGTGGAATCGGCGATGCGCGCAGCTTGTTGAGGAATCCAAATCTTCTATCCCAGACGATCGACATCCCACCGAACATGCAAGTGAACAAAACGATCACAGCGAGCATTCCCGCAGCCATATATGAGAAATAATCTGGGGCCCCGGCAAACATTAATGAGAAATTAAACTGCGGTAATGATCCTGGCATCTGATTGCCTGTTGGAATCAACTTGTTAAGCTGGAACGCCTGTCCAAAAAGTCCTAACCAGACGATCGGTTGTATGAGAGCCATGAAAATCTGAATTTTGACGCGATACCAGTGTTTCAACTCGCGAATCATCAGCGTCCAGGTCTGCCTGAGAACATTTGTTCCTTCCATTTACCTTCGCCTCCTTGCCTGAAGAGCCGCAGCTCTTCGCTGAGATTTATCCATCGATCCAGCTTGCTCAGCATCCCGTAGCGACCTTCCAGTGTATTCGAGAAACACTTGGTCGAGATTTGGTCGCTCGAGGTGCACGCTTTCAACGATTACTCCATTATCAACGATCACTTTGAGGAGTGAGGGTATGATTTTCTCGCCATTAACGGCCTTAATCCTATACTCGTCCCCTTCTTTCTTTACGCTCACAACACCTGCGACATTCTGAATCAGATTTGTTAGATCGGAACCGCTGTTCACCTTGATCTGGACAACATCTCCTCCGATCGAGCGTTTCAGCGTTTCAGGTGAATCCAGTGCCATGATTCGTCCGTGATCGATGATCGCGATGCGATCGCAAAGGGAATCAGCTTCTTCGAGATAGTGTGTCGTCATAAAAATCGTCATGTTGTGTTTCCTTTTCAAATCACGGATGTGATCCCATATAGCCGCCCTCGTTTGGACATCAAGGCCCAATGTCGGCTCATCAAGGAAGAGAATGGATGGTTGATGAATGAGTCCTTCCGCAAGCTCAAGGCGCTTTCTCATTCCTCCTGAGTAGGTCTTAACGAGTCTGTCCGCCGCATCTTCGAGTTTGACAAGTGCGAGTAATTCATCGATTCGTTCGATCGCTTCTCGTCTTGGAACACCATAGAGGTCTGCTTGAAGGAGCATATTCTCTCGACCGGTCAGATCGTCGTCGACAGTCAGCTCCTGTGGAACAAGACCAATGAGTTTTCTCACTTGGTAAGGTTCTTTCGTGACATCGTGACCGAGAATTTTTGCAACACCGCTTGTCGGTTTAAGCAGGGTCGTGAGGATCGAAATCGTCGTCGTCTTGCCTGCCCCATTGGGACCAAGAAATCCGAAGATCTCGCCCTTTTCAACATGAAAGGTCACACCGTCAACCGCACGAATCGTTCCATTGTATATCTTGACGAGATTTTCGACTTCCACAACAGCGTTCAAGGTGATTCACCCCTTTCCACCTTCATCATTTTTTCGATTTCTTCGATCTTACCTTGTACCGACACAAGTTTCGAAATGAGAATCTCCCTCACGTTTCTGAGAGTCTCCAGTCTTTCTTTGGGATCGCATATGTCCTGGTCGAAATCGCTGAGGAAAGCGCGTATATGCTTTTCTGGATTTTCATCACGAACACCAGACGCGGCGCGAGCCAGTATATTTAGGTAACGAATCATGAATTCGATATCGGCTGGGATTTTAGCGATGCTTTCAGCGACGAAGGCATTGCCCTCCTCTGAAAGGTAGTAATAATCGGTACCGTCCCTCGTTTCAGATTTGACGAGTCCGTGACTTTCCAATTTTTTAAGAGCTGGATAAATCGAGCCAGTTTGAGGAGTCCAAATTCCCTTGAATTCTTCTCTCAATCTCTTGAGTAACTCGTATCCATACATTGGCTTTTCGCGAAGTATAATCATCATTGCGAATTGAAGTGGACTAATTCTTTTGTCTTTATAGCAGTACCCTTTACCGATCATGCACCGTGTCTCCTCTCTTTCTAATTGATTTTCGAATTTTCAGTTTCTTAATGATGGTCTGTGAATTCTTTTCAAGGTTGGGTTATTGAGTATCGCGGAACTGAATTGCCCGCTACTATACGAAAACTCCTATTTAATCATTTTCAATTCATTAAGAATGATCATGAAGGACGGTTATGAAACGTAGAAGTACGAAGCAGTGACATCGAATCCCGTAAGATTGATCGTCAGCATTCCTTTTGAATCGTTTGCAATCTAATTCATTCAATCTCAATGAAAGGGTTTAATCAATTTTTGGTATTTGCAATCTCGAAGTCCATCATAGTTGATCGAAATATAGATCGGAAGTATCTTCCTCTCAATTTTCTAGTCATTTTATGAATTGCTAATTTAGTAAATCATGCAAAGAAAAATCAAGAAAGACTTTATGGCGGCAAGAATATTTTCGTTCGGAGGAAAGAAAAATGCCTTACGAATACGTGGTTCTCGAAAGAGATGAGGGGATTGCTATCATCACGATTAATCGGCCAAAGGTTCTGAACGCGTTGAGAACAGATGTGCTCCGGGATTTAAAAGAGGCGCTCATGGAATGCGAAAATGATGACACTGTGAGGGTGGTCATCATTACTGGAGCTGGTGATCGCGCATTCGTCGCCGGTGCGGACATCGGAGAAATGAGTGAGCTCGATCCCATCAAGGCTAGGGCTTTCTCGGAATTCGGAAACAGCGTTTTCCTTTACATCGAGAAGATGTCAAAGCCGGTGATCGCAGCGATCAACGGCTACGCGCTTGGTGGCGGCTGCGAATTGCTCATGGCCTGCGATATCGTCATCGCTTCGGAAAAGGCAAAGATTGGGCAACCAGAGGTCAAGCTTGGAATCCCGCCAGGGTTTGGAGGAACGCAAAGGATGCCAAGACTTCTTGGGAAAATGAAGGCCAAGGAATTGATTTTCACGGGCGACATGATCGATGCGCAGGAGGCGCTGCGGATTGGCCTCGTTAATAGGGTTGTGCCTCCTGAGAAGCTGATGGAAGAAGCAAAGAGTCTCGCAAAGACAATCGCCTCAAGAGGGCAGATCGCGGTAAGAATGGCAAAGCAGCTCATTAATGAAGGAATTGATGTTGATCTTGAGACTGGGCTTGCCCTCGAAGCAAAAGGCTTCGCGATTTGTTTCTCTACAGAGGATCAGAAGGAAGGAATGAAGGCATTTTTGGAAAAAAGAGAAGCAAAATTCACTGGGAAGTAGCTCTCTCTTTCTCCAACTCCTCTTTCAATTTTTGAACAGCTAAAACAACATCCTCCGTCCCTTCTACGTCGAGAGGCGAGATGCCTTTGAGGTCCGCTTCTATCAGCATTCTATTGAAAGGGATTGTCGCCGCGAGTGGCAATCCTGATTTTTTCAGCGTTTCTTCGACGACATCCTTCTCACTTCGGGATGTCGCTTTGTTCAGCACGGCCATGATCCTTTTGATCCCGATTTGATTTGCCAGTTCCTTGATCTTGCCCGCCGTTTCAAGCGATCGCATTCCCGGTTCGACAACAACAAGCATCACATCCATATTCCTCGAACTCGCCCGTCCGAGATGCTCAAGTCCTGCTTCCATGTCCATGATCAGATACTGATTCTTCTGCAACACGAGGTGTCGTATGAGGTTTTTGAGAAGCGCACTTTCAGGACAGAAACAGCCTCCTCCGCCTGTGTTGATCGTTCCAAGCACGAGGAGCTTAACGCCGTCCTTCCCCTCCACAGCGTACTTCGCCGAGATATCATCGACCTTTGGATTGATCGTGAAGACGCCGCCATAGCTTGAGCCTGGTCTGACGCCCGTTCTTTCCTCGATGAGATCGAGCATTCTTGAAAGAGGGACAATCTTCTCCCTTACTTCTCTGGGAACTCCGATCGCACTCGCGAGATTTGATGCTGGATCTGCGTCAAGAACGAGAACTTCCTTCCCTTCTCTTCCATAGAGCCTTGCTAGAATACCAGCGACTGTCGTCTTGCCGACACCCCCTTTACCAGAAACAGCGATTTTCAGCGCCATTCACATCCTCTTGAAAACGATACCGTGACTGAGGAGATTTGCCTCCTTTAACTCCACATTCTCCAAAATCATCCTTTCTCCAATAATATTGACGCAGATCGCATTATGACCGTCCATGATGATCCTTGTGACATCCTTCATAACTTCGCGGACCTCATCCTTTTCCTCAAGAAAAACCGATGATTCGCACATGTGTGTGGAATTGATGGAATTCGTATATAACCTCTCTGAGTGCCAAAAAATCAAGAAGACTGATACCATTGTTCTAATTCATGAACGTCATTATACAAGAGTCCATAGACTCAGTTCAAACAAAAGATTGCGTCTATCGGAATTTCTTATTGGGAATTCGATTGGATTGAAGTTTCTTAATTCTTTACCTCTATTGGTCTTTCCGCCTTGCGTTCCTCACCGTAGAAAACATAACGAACTGGAATTCGTTTTCTCAGGCCGGTCCAGTACGGGCATTTCATGCATTTGTAACCGAGCGTGACCGTCCCGCCGAAAATCGTTTGGTTTCTGATTCTTTTCATCCTCGCACTGCATACAGGGCAACGACCAGCTTTGCTCCTCTCTTCACTTTCTCTTGCATGAATTTCGATTTTGCCAAGATCTTTGTTTATTATCAATTTTCTGATTCTCTTTTCCGTCGCTGTGTAAGCGGAATCCAGGATCTTGAGTTTATGATTGACGAGACCTGAAAGCGTTCTCTGCGATACGATCATTGAGTGACTACTCAGTACTTCTCTTATCGCTTCGATTAGGATCTCCGCCGATGGGATCCGATAACTCATCCCTTACCAGATCGCTCTGAAAGTACAGATATCTTTCCCGATGGTGGGCTTCCGTCACACGCACACTCACAAAAAATAATCAATTGAGATCTATTGAGCAGTAGGGTTTCACCAAGACTGTGACAACTGATACGAAATCTCACAGAAGTGTCAAATATCGTCAGCATCGTTGTTTATCTTGATACAATGGTTCTCGAGAACATTGGATTCAGGATGAATGAGGGAAGGGGGCGGACATGAATCGCAGCAAGATTATCATCATGGGCGCTGCTGGTCGGGATTTTCACAACTTCAATACGTATTTTCGAGACAATGAATTGTATGAAGTTGTCGCGTTCACGGCAACACAAATACCGAATATCGAGGGCCGAAGATATCCACCAGAGCTTGCGGGTAAGTTGTATCCAGATGGGATTCCGATCTATTCTGAAGAAGAGCTGCCTCATTTGATCAAGAAATTCGGCATCGAACAAGTTGTTTTCGCGTACAGCGATATTTCACATGTTGATGTGATGCATAAAGCATCGATTGTTTTGGCGGCTGGAGCGGACTTCAGGTTAATGGGAAATCCGCAGATCGTTCTCAAATCAAAAGTTCCAGTCATCAGCGTTTGTGCCGTCAGAACAGGGTCAGGAAAGAGTCAGACGACGCGAAAGATTTGCATGATATTGAGGAATAAGGGGTTCAGGGTCGTTGCTATCAGGCATCCAATGCCCTATGGCGATCTGAGAAAGCAAGTTGTTCAAAGATTCGCGAGTTACGAGGACTTGGATTTGAATGAGTGCACGATCGAGGAAAGGGAAGAATACGAGCCGTTGATCGACAAAGGGATCCTTGTTTATGCAGGTGTGGATTATAAGCGAATTCTTGAGCAGGCTGATGAGGAAGCTGACGTCATCGTCTGGGATGGCGGTAACAACGATCTGCCATTTTTCAAATCGGATCTTCACATCGTCGTTGCGGATCCGCACAGAGCAGGGCACGAAATCACTTATCACCCTGGTGAAACGAATGTGCGACTCGCAGATGTCGTCATCATCAACAAAGTCCAGACGGCGGATCGACATGATATCTTGAAGGTGCGGGAGAATGTCAAATCGATCAATCCGCAGGCGATCATAATCGAAGCGGCGTCGCCGATTTCTGTTGAAAATCCAAGCATGATTCGAGGAAAAAGGGTGCTGGTTGTTGAAGATGGACCAACGGTGACGCACGGTGGCATGGGATACGGCGCTGGTACGATTGCGGCAGAAGACTACGGAGCCAGTGAGATCATTGATCCGCGACCCTATGCGGTGGGCTCAATCTTTGAGACCTTCAAGGAATATCCTCACATCGGAAAGCTGCTGCCTGCAATGGGTTATGACAAGGAGCAAATCTCAGAGCTCGAAGAGACGATCAACAGGGCTGAATGTGACGTTGTTATCTCTGGCACACCAGTCGATCTGAGGAGGGTGATCAACGTCAATAAACCAGTTGTCAGGGTGAGATACGAATTGTGCGAGATTGGTCGTCCTACGATAGAAGAATTGCTTGTAGAGAAATTAAAGGGAAAATTGAAAGGTCTTTAGTTTCTATTTTCTTCATGAGATCTTTGTTTTTTACTTTTACTTTTTATTTCATCAATGATCTTTAATACAAACAGTTAACACAAAAGGATGAAATACTAAACTACCAATCGCCGCATCAAAATAAATCCCAGTATCAATTTGCGCGAGCGGGGGTAGCTAAGTTTGGCCAAAAGCGCAGGACTTAAGACGGAAGCGATGCGCATTTCTGTAGGACATTCTGTCCCGAAGGGGTCCGAGGGTTCAAATCCCTCCCCCCGCATCAAAAAGCAAAGCTTTTTACAGGCTTATTTTGGCTAAAGAAGGTTAATTTTAGGATTTATGAGTGGGGGCTGAAATTTCAGCGTGAATTTACTGGTAAATTATAATCCATGCATTTGTTGGAAATCTCTTTTTATTCGTTGCTTGAATCAAATTTGAAATAAGAGAAGTATGTTTTAAAAGCTGGTGAAGTTAATTATGTTGTTGCGTGGTTTAGATTGGTTGAGCGGGTTTACTTGGACACAAATGTCTATTGCAGACCTTTTGACAATCAAAGTGATAAGCGTATTCGAAGGGAATCAGCCGCTTTTATCGAGATTGCCGATGCCTCTTTGCGTGGTGAAATGGTTGTTGTAAGTTCTGATTATGTGAAATTAGAGATTGAAAAGATAATAGACCCTCTGAAAAGGAAGGATGTTAGAGGTTTTGAAAGAACCTCGGCTTCGGTAAATGTTGCTAGCAGTCAGCAAATAATTTCTTTAGCGAGAAAATTTTCTAATAAATGTGGCTTAAATCCTTTGGATGCATTACACGTTTCTTCTGCTTGCATAGGGAAAGCTGACTGGTTTTTGACATGCGACGATGAAATTTTGCAAAATGGTCGTTGCATCGAAGAACTTGCAGCCGAAGAAGGATATAGGTTAAAAGTAAGAAATCCTATCAATTATTTAGAAGAAAAGTATGGGTGAAAAAATGGCTGAAAGTCAAATAGCAACAGTTGAAGTGCCCTTTGAAGCACTCGTAAAAGAGCTTGGAGCAAAAAGGGCCATAAAATTCCTAAGCGAAATTAGACGCAAATACGGCGACTCTGTAGTAGAACTTAGAAGGGTCACAGAAAAACTGACAATAGAAGAAATCGAAAAAGAGATTAACCGATTGAAAAAGGAAGGTAAACTATAAAACCACACACTATACATGCCTTTTGAACATTAGGCACTTTTCATAAGCTATTTTTTACCAGTAATTTTGTGCTGAAATCGTACCCCGCACTAGAACATAAACGCTACCATATTGACAACTTGAATTATTGGTTTTGCAGGACTTAGAAGGAATATATAAAAAAAGTCGACGCAACCACACGCTGACGATCATAGGCATCAAACTTAAATGTATAGAAAAATAGAGCGGATAAGAAAAATTCACACTTTAATTTGTTGTAATAATCAGTTATACTGTTTGAAATTGAGAACATTTGGAACTGAGAAAAAGACAAGATTCAGAATCATCTTTGTCTCAATTAAGGCATGCCTATCGCCTAACCACTTTTTCATAAAAATTCTCAATTATCAGCTGCCCTTCAACATGAACCTCATTCTGAATCTTGATTCGTTCAGGATGAAACTGAACGCCGTAAAATGGTTTCTTAATGTGTTTGACCGCTTCTACTTCGCATGATTCGGAGTCTGCAAGCAAAACAAAGCCAGCCTCGTTCACACCTCTCTTAATCACATAATCGTTGTGCCATTCGGCCAGCAGAATGTGCCTGCTCTCGAAGCCATCAAATATTTCGTCAAATTCAATGATCTTGATCCTTTCGAATTCATCTTTGATAGGTTTGCTCAGGGACGAGACTTCGGCACCGAACGTCCAGCAGAGTAATTGGTGTCCAAAACAGACTGCAAATGTTGGAACCTCGAGATTCCTTATCAAATCTGCTGTCTTCGCAAACATCTTCCTATGATTCTCATGAACTATTCTCGCTTCAGAGCCGCTGATGATAACGGCGTCGAAATCATTCTTTATTTGATCTTTATTGTTTATTTCTTTGTAATGAACGATATGGCATTCGCTCAATCGTTTAATCGCACTGAAGAGTTCGTTTATTTCTGTCGGGTTCATATAGCAGTTAATGATCAGAGATCTCATGCAATCCTTTTTTTATTCGGGACTACTCCTATAATCATTTCGTGAATGAGAGATTCCCCTGCAACGAAAATTACATTTCCCAATGAACTTGATCTGGAATTAGGAAAAAATCGCAGCGGAGATTGTACTTTTCCTTATTAAAATCGGCATACCACACTCATAGCCGTGATTGAGGATGAACTGTGGCGAGATGCAAGAGAAACTTGTTTCGACGAATATCCAATCACTGGTCAAATGTTAACAACAACCGTTAATTGTTTGGTGGCACCTGCCGCGTCGTATGTTAACGTACCTGAAAACACATAAATTTCGTTAACGTTTTTTTCTCGAGATGCCTGAATTGCGATTTTGAGGTCAAAACTGCGAAAGTCCTTTACGTGGCGGTATCTTGAATCTTCCCAGCTCTCTTTTTCTCACAATGTTGTTGGAATCGGTCAGAATCTGGTGGATTTGGCGAGGATTAAAAATAATATTACCAAATTTATTTAACTTCAGAAGATGACAAGATTGCTCGTGGATGATGGATACTAGCAAAATTGCAAATCGGATTCTCAAAGGGCAAGTGGTACGAGAAGCAATCCTTTATGAAACGATCGGAGATTCTAGAGTCAGGTGCGGACTCTGCGAAAGAAGATGTGTGATCGCCTCTGGTGCAAGAGGATTCTGCAAGACGAGGATGAACCTCGAGGGGCGACTGTTCACTCTCGTCTACGGCAATTTGAGTGCGATTGAAAGCCGGCCAATCGAAATCAAGCCGTTTTATCATTACTGGCCAGGCTCAACCGCTCTTACTTTTTCGACCTGGTCATGTAATTTCAATTGTCCTTGGTGCCAGAATTATCATCTCTCAAGGAGGATCCCCGATCCAGAAATCGATCATTACAACAGTCCGGATGATATTGTCAATCTCGCCATGTTGAGAGGAGATCAGGGGCTTTGCGCAAGTTTTCAGGAACCGACAT
This region of Methanomassiliicoccales archaeon genomic DNA includes:
- a CDS encoding ABC transporter permease: MEGTNVLRQTWTLMIRELKHWYRVKIQIFMALIQPIVWLGLFGQAFQLNKLIPTGNQMPGSLPQFNFSLMFAGAPDYFSYMAAGMLAVIVLFTCMFGGMSIVWDRRFGFLNKLRASPIPRGVIPVSRIGATVIRAMIQMLIVFVIALLFTYVPGLTGLTLNPGFNVLDFAGLFLAMLLLAIAFASLFTTIALAVENQETLFGVINLLNLPIMFASAALFPTTLMPDWLKTVANYNPLTLAVDAARIFIFHNPNPIYNLWIDLGGLALFAFALLALSVVLSRKLMGAK
- a CDS encoding ATP-binding cassette domain-containing protein, translating into MNAVVEVENLVKIYNGTIRAVDGVTFHVEKGEIFGFLGPNGAGKTTTISILTTLLKPTSGVAKILGHDVTKEPYQVRKLIGLVPQELTVDDDLTGRENMLLQADLYGVPRREAIERIDELLALVKLEDAADRLVKTYSGGMRKRLELAEGLIHQPSILFLDEPTLGLDVQTRAAIWDHIRDLKRKHNMTIFMTTHYLEEADSLCDRIAIIDHGRIMALDSPETLKRSIGGDVVQIKVNSGSDLTNLIQNVAGVVSVKKEGDEYRIKAVNGEKIIPSLLKVIVDNGVIVESVHLERPNLDQVFLEYTGRSLRDAEQAGSMDKSQRRAAALQARRRR
- a CDS encoding PadR family transcriptional regulator translates to MIGKGYCYKDKRISPLQFAMMIILREKPMYGYELLKRLREEFKGIWTPQTGSIYPALKKLESHGLVKSETRDGTDYYYLSEEGNAFVAESIAKIPADIEFMIRYLNILARAASGVRDENPEKHIRAFLSDFDQDICDPKERLETLRNVREILISKLVSVQGKIEEIEKMMKVERGESP
- a CDS encoding short-chain-enoyl-CoA hydratase; amino-acid sequence: MPYEYVVLERDEGIAIITINRPKVLNALRTDVLRDLKEALMECENDDTVRVVIITGAGDRAFVAGADIGEMSELDPIKARAFSEFGNSVFLYIEKMSKPVIAAINGYALGGGCELLMACDIVIASEKAKIGQPEVKLGIPPGFGGTQRMPRLLGKMKAKELIFTGDMIDAQEALRIGLVNRVVPPEKLMEEAKSLAKTIASRGQIAVRMAKQLINEGIDVDLETGLALEAKGFAICFSTEDQKEGMKAFLEKREAKFTGK
- a CDS encoding AAA family ATPase codes for the protein MKIAVSGKGGVGKTTVAGILARLYGREGKEVLVLDADPASNLASAIGVPREVREKIVPLSRMLDLIEERTGVRPGSSYGGVFTINPKVDDISAKYAVEGKDGVKLLVLGTINTGGGGCFCPESALLKNLIRHLVLQKNQYLIMDMEAGLEHLGRASSRNMDVMLVVVEPGMRSLETAGKIKELANQIGIKRIMAVLNKATSRSEKDVVEETLKKSGLPLAATIPFNRMLIEADLKGISPLDVEGTEDVVLAVQKLKEELEKERATSQ
- a CDS encoding CooT family nickel-binding protein, whose amino-acid sequence is MCESSVFLEEKDEVREVMKDVTRIIMDGHNAICVNIIGERMILENVELKEANLLSHGIVFKRM
- a CDS encoding GTPase, with the protein product MNRSKIIIMGAAGRDFHNFNTYFRDNELYEVVAFTATQIPNIEGRRYPPELAGKLYPDGIPIYSEEELPHLIKKFGIEQVVFAYSDISHVDVMHKASIVLAAGADFRLMGNPQIVLKSKVPVISVCAVRTGSGKSQTTRKICMILRNKGFRVVAIRHPMPYGDLRKQVVQRFASYEDLDLNECTIEEREEYEPLIDKGILVYAGVDYKRILEQADEEADVIVWDGGNNDLPFFKSDLHIVVADPHRAGHEITYHPGETNVRLADVVIINKVQTADRHDILKVRENVKSINPQAIIIEAASPISVENPSMIRGKRVLVVEDGPTVTHGGMGYGAGTIAAEDYGASEIIDPRPYAVGSIFETFKEYPHIGKLLPAMGYDKEQISELEETINRAECDVVISGTPVDLRRVINVNKPVVRVRYELCEIGRPTIEELLVEKLKGKLKGL
- a CDS encoding PIN domain-containing protein, with the translated sequence MVERVYLDTNVYCRPFDNQSDKRIRRESAAFIEIADASLRGEMVVVSSDYVKLEIEKIIDPLKRKDVRGFERTSASVNVASSQQIISLARKFSNKCGLNPLDALHVSSACIGKADWFLTCDDEILQNGRCIEELAAEEGYRLKVRNPINYLEEKYG
- a CDS encoding gamma-glutamyl-gamma-aminobutyrate hydrolase family protein (Members of this family of hydrolases with an active site Cys residue belong to MEROPS family C26.) → MRSLIINCYMNPTEINELFSAIKRLSECHIVHYKEINNKDQIKNDFDAVIISGSEARIVHENHRKMFAKTADLIRNLEVPTFAVCFGHQLLCWTFGAEVSSLSKPIKDEFERIKIIEFDEIFDGFESRHILLAEWHNDYVIKRGVNEAGFVLLADSESCEVEAVKHIKKPFYGVQFHPERIKIQNEVHVEGQLIIENFYEKVVRR